A genomic segment from Nicotiana tabacum cultivar K326 chromosome 7, ASM71507v2, whole genome shotgun sequence encodes:
- the LOC107797861 gene encoding uncharacterized protein LOC107797861 — translation MALRSLDNALPVALERPKKQAKVIAAVNHNQKQSEVVVNDENKAPVLDSTVDYIPSENLEPIPGPDSKIQGLVEGLESKDWLEICHSLNDTRRFVLFHSALLLPILDKVMLVIVKAMKNPRSALCKTSVMASADILKAFGDKLFESPISDAFENVLLQLLLKASQDKRFVCEEADKALKAMVESMTPLPLLHKLHTYVKHSNMRIRAKAAVSISDCVSKMERNGMEEFGFVSLVQIAVNLLNDRLPEAREAARSIVVSVYEALTENEEQKQETWQDFCQSNLPAIHSQAMVKIVSS, via the exons ATGGCACTCAGATCTCTCGATAACGCTCTCCCTGTTGCACTTGAAAGACCCAAAAAACAAGCAAAAGTCATAGCAGCAGTAAATCATAATCAGAAACAGTCTGAAGTTGTTGTCAATGATGAAAACAAGGCTCCTGTGCTAGATTCCACCGTTGATTACATCCCATCTGAAAATCTTGAACCTATTCCCGGCCCAGATAGCAAAATCCAG GGACTTGTTGAAGGGTTGGAATCTAAAGATTGGTTGGAAATTTGTCACTCACTGAATGATACGAGGCGATTTGTGTTGTTTCACTCTGCTCTCTTGCTGCCAATTTT GGACAAAGTTATGTTGGTGATTGTTAAGGCAATGAAAAATCCAAGAAGTGCTCTTTGCAAGACTTCTGTCATGGCTTCAGCTGATATCTTGAAAGCTTTTGGTGATAAGTTATTCGAATCACCTATTTCTGATGCATTTGAAAACGTG CTTTTGCAGCTGCTGCTGAAGGCTTCTCAAGACAAAAGGTTTGTTTGTGAAGAAGCAGATAAGGCGCTCAAGGCAATGGTGGAGTCAATGACTCCTCTTCCTTTGCTCCATAAGCTTCACACCTATGTGAAACATTCCAACATGAGAATCAGAGCAAAAGCTGCAGTCTCAATTTCAGATTGTGTTTCTAAAATG GAACGGAATGGAATGGAGGAGTTTGGATTCGTTTCGTTGGTTCAAATTGCTGTAAATTTGCTCAATGATCGACTCCCCGAGGCAAGAGAAGCAGCTAGAAGTATAGTGGTTTCAGTATACGAGGCATTAACAGAGAATGAAGAGCAGAAACAAGAGACATGGCAAGACTTTTGCCAGTCTAATCTTCCAGCTATTCATTCACAAGCCATGGTTAAAATTGTTTCTTCCTAG
- the LOC107797862 gene encoding uncharacterized protein LOC107797862, with translation MAGAYSTSPCFVRPHALLSRKPLLLACAVITPRPRKLTKRKNYLRPKILKTLTKPYINPRTEPIISPLETPIQHTHILPSDQVTGDELKLPENQKLRLPEVSEPAGVVNDTAGTFYETPLQQTHIFSSDLAAGDELNTSGNQELRLSEVSGPAGVVDASAGVFTKSSLLKFGLWVVGAFVFQTVCAVWVLGSADYSGNNGTSDRNGYKNEVLDLEGKSKHKLRMFVNGDGKQNGENGGIVFVDETEMEKKIKEIRHMAREAREKERLETKGSNVDEESEDGEDSDVKIGIKKEVDERLIKMRKRLEKGSDKQPANSVNYPRVDVDKNGRKHGVNLDEKELNAALIFKRKHKIRDFGSKPSNKPKGFVPPEHPSAGTNGEKTVEGNTEVLKNGNGEGGVDVSGDDEVDLFTLDSHRGAIMNFGESIERKENTEEAESETPVQMKKSSENNLRREKGRCIKKVEGGKVDVVKSVKKNSLETRGRKKKRIASDLEESEPGIDISVDRNNGSSLFEAVDSKEPIQETGTISNTGNTLVEVVDSKESHSMKSTTTMNGHKKSNRNGASKMEEVKDQKVVKPNGGMKSGNDTDLWWFSLPYVLVIRMRRGHEDEGPEGLFAIKSSSNANGSSSHTVAFEDRGDATNFCYLLESFFDDLGDFSAEIVPFPVKELIEAVRSHAMKAIVVKKGKLKLYAGQPLTDVEMALRSLVEPE, from the exons ATGGCGGGAGCTTACAGCACTTCACCATGTTTCGTTCGACCTCACGCTCTCCTTTCAAGGAAACCTCTTTTGCTAGCATGTGCCGTAATTACACCGCGCCCAAGAAAACTCACAAAGAGAAAAAACTATCTCCGTCcaaaaatactcaaaaccctAACTAAACCCTACATAAACCCCCGAACTGAACCAATAATAAGTCCCCTTGAAACCCCAATTCAACACACCCACATTTTGCCTTCTGACCAAGTCACTGGAGACGAGCTGAAACTGCCGGAAAATCAAAAACTCCGGCTGCCGGAAGTTTCAGAGCCCGCCGGAGTTGTTAATGACACTGCAGGTACTTTCTATGAAACCCCACTTCAACAAACCCACATTTTTTCCTCCGACCTAGCCGCCGGAGACGAGCTGAACACGTCGGGAAATCAAGAACTCCGACTGTCAGAAGTTTCAGGCCCTGCCGGAGTTGTTGATGCATCTGCAG GTGTCTTTACTAAAAGCTCGTTACTGAAATTTGGGTTGTGGGTAGTTGGAGCCTTTGTATTTCAAACGGTTTGTGCTGTTTGGGTACTTGGTTCAGCTGATTATAGTGGAAATAATGGAACTTCGGATCGTAATGGCTATAAAAATGAAGTCCTGGATTTGGAAGGTAAAAGTAAGCACAAATTGAGAATGTTTGTGAATGGAGACGGAAagcaaaatggtgaaaatggGGGTATTGTATTTGTGGATGAGACTGAAATGGAGAAAAAGATCAAGGAAATTCGACATATGGCAAGGGAGGCAAGAGAGAAGGAGAGGTTGGAGACGAAGGGAAGTAACGTCGATGAGGAGAGCGAGGATGGAGAAGATAGTGATGTTAAAATTGGAATAAAGAAGGAAGTTGACGAACGATTAATCAAGATGAGAAAGAGACTGGAGAAGGGTAGCGACAAGCAGCCTGCAAATTCTGTTAATTATCCAAGGGTGGATGTTGATAAAAATGGCAGGAaacatggtgttaatttggatgAGAAAGAGCTTAATGCTGCTTTAATAtttaaaagaaagcataaaattAGAGATTTCGGCAGTAAGCCAAGTAATAAACCAAAGGGTTTTGTGCCCCCTGAACATCCAAGTGCTGGTACAAATGGAGAAAAAACCGTGGAGGGCAACACTGAAGTACTGAAGAACGGAAATGGAGAAGGTGGAGTCGATGTGTCAGGCGATGATGAGGTAGACCTGTTCACCCTTGATTCTCACAGAGGTGCTATCATGAATTTTGGTGAAAGCATAGAGAGAAAAGAGAACACTGAAGAGGCAGAATCCGAAACACCTGTACAGATGAAGAAATCATCCGAAAACAACCTGAGGCGGGAAAAAGGAAGGTGTATTAAAAAAGTTGAAGGTGGAAAAGTTGATGTTGTCAAATCTGTCAAGAAGAACTCATTGGAGACGAGAGGGCGGAAGAAAAAAAGAATTGCATCAGACTTGGAGGAATCTGAACCAGGAATCG ATATTTCGGTAGATAGAAATAATGGGAGCAGTTTGTTTGAAGCTGTAGACTCAAAAGAACCAATTCAGGAGACAGGAACTATTTCAAATACTGGAAACACTTTGGTTGAAGTTGTGGACTCAAAAGAATCACATAGTATGAAGAGTACTACAACAATGAACGGACACAAGAAGTCAAATCGAAATGGAGCTTCAAAGATGGAGGAGGTTAAGGACCAAAAAGTAGTGAAACCAAACGGGGGTATGAAATCAGGAAATGATACTGACTTGTGGTGGTTCAGTCTTCCTTATGTTCTT GTTATTCGCATGAGGAGAGGTCATGAAGATGAAGGACCAGAAGGATTATTTGCCATAAAAAGTAGCTCTAATGCGAATGGTAGCTCATCTCATACAGTTGCCTTTGAAGATCGTGGTGATGCCACCAATTTTTGTTATCTCTTGGAGTCCTTCTTTGACGATTTAGGAGACTTCAGTGCTGAAATTGTCCCTTTTCCTGTTAAA GAACTTATCGAGGCAGTTAGATCACATGCTATGAAGGCAATCGTTGTGAAGAAGGGGAAACTGAAGCTTTATGCTGGACAACCATTAACTGATGTTGAGATGGCCTTGCGCTCATTGGTTGAACCAGAATAA